Proteins encoded together in one Phyllostomus discolor isolate MPI-MPIP mPhyDis1 chromosome 6, mPhyDis1.pri.v3, whole genome shotgun sequence window:
- the LOC114490185 gene encoding olfactory receptor 5AS1-like, translating to MSKSNYSMPTEFLLVGFTDYLPLRVTLFLVFLIIYTLIVVGNTGLIILVNITSSLQTPMYYFLSNLSFLDISYSTAVTPKMLVNFLTSRRTISPYGCALQMFLFGCFADAECLILAAMAYDCYAAICKPLNYPTLTSRRVCACFIVLAYFSGSVTSVVHVCFTFTLPFCGSNVVNLFFCDIPPLLALSCADTHVNELLLFVLCGFNQSSTFMVIFLSYVCILITVLSIKSSGGRSRTFSTCASHLMAVTLFYGSLLFTYLHPATSYSLNSDKTVAVFYMVVFPMFSPIIYSFRNKDVKNALKEAITRKLDFQMNESSSH from the coding sequence atgtcaAAAAGTAATTATAGCATGCCAACTGAGTTCCTACTTGTTGGATTCACAGATTATCTACCTCTCAGAGTCACTTTATTCTTGGTATTTCTCATCATATATACACTAATTGTGGTGGGAAATACGGGCTTAATAATCCTAGTTAACATCACTTCTAGCTTACAAACCCCCATGTATTATTTCCTCAGCAACTTGTCTTTCTTAGACATCAGCTACTCCACAGCAGTCACTCCTAAAATGCTGGTGAATTTCTTAACATCCAGGAGAACCATCTCTCCCTATGGTTGTGCACTACAGATGTTTCTCTTTGGTTGTTTTGCTGATGCTGAGTGCCTTATCCTGGCAGCAATGGCATACGACTGCTATGCAGCCATCTGTAAGCCACTGAACTACCCTACACTTACGTCCAGGAGAGTCTGTGCCTGCTTCATTGTGCTGGCGTACTTCAGTGGAAGTGTGACTTCCGTGGTGCATGTCTGCTTCACATTCACACTGCCATTTTGTGGCTCCAATGTTGTCAACCTTTTTTTCTGTGATATCCCACCTCTCCTGGCTTTATCATGTGCAGATACCCATGTCAATGAGCTTCTGCTCTTTGTCTTGTGTGGCTTCAACCAGTCTAGCACTTTCATGGTCATATTCCTCTCTTATGTGTGTATCCTCATCACTGTTTTGAGCATCAAGTCCTCGGGTGGCAGAAGCAGAACATTCTCCACCTGTGCTTCCCATCTCATGGCAGTCACCTTATTCTATGGATCACTCCTCTTCACCTACTTACATCCCGCCACCAGCTACTCTCTAAACAGTGATAAGACAGTGGCAGTGTTTTATATGGTTGTTTTCCCCATGTTCAGCCCAATCATCTACAGTTTCAgaaacaaggatgtaaaaaatGCCCTCAAAGAAGCGATTACAAGGAAACTGGATTTTCAGATGAATGAGAGCTCAAGTCACTGA
- the LOC114490186 gene encoding olfactory receptor 1052-like, whose product MAGWNHTGVKEFLLVGLTENPNLQIPLFLLFTLIYFMTLVGNWGMIALIRVNAQLHTPMYFFLSNLSFCDICYSTVFTPKMLVNFLSKHKSSTFSGCVLQSFFFAVYVTTEAILLSMMAYDRYVAIANPLLYTVIMTQRVCIQMVLASYLGGLINALAQTIGLLQLDFCGPNIVNHYFCDIPPLLKLSCSDARNNEMLLLVFSGITAVFTFIIIMVSYSRIIIAIQRIRSAEGRCKAFSTCASHLTAVTLFYGSGTFSYMQPSSQYSLEQEKVSAVFYNFVIPLLNPLIYSLRNKDVKDAAKRSICGKELQLPFFLSNAFSNITLTCK is encoded by the coding sequence ATGGCAGGTTGGAATCACACAGGTGTGAAGGAATTCCTTCTGGTGGGTTTAACTGAAAATCCAAATTTGCAGATTCCCCTCTTTTTGCTTTTCACCCTTATTTATTTCATGACCCTGGTGGGTAATTGGGGGATGATTGCCTTGATCAGGGTAAATGCCCAGCTTCATACTCCAATGTACTTCTTTCTCAGCAACCTCTCTTTTTGTGATATCTGCTACTCTACTGTCTTTACCCCTAAGATGCTGGTCAATTTCTTATCAAAACACAAGTCCAGCACATTTTCTGGCTGTGTTctacagagtttcttttttgCAGTGTATGTAACCACAGAAGCCATCCTCCTGTCCATGATGGCTTATGACCGTTATGTAGCAATAGCTAATCCCTTGCTGTATACAGTCATCATGACTCAAAGAGTTTGTATTCAGATGGTCCTGGCATCTTACTTGGGTGGGCTCATTAATGCACTGGCACAAACAATAGGGCTGCTCCAACTGGACTTCTGTGGTCCAAACATTGTGAATCATTACTTCTGTGACATCCCCCCTCTTCTCAAGCTCTCTTGCTCTGATGCACGTAACAATGAGATGCTGCTTTTGGTCTTTTCTGGGATCACTGCAGTGTTCACTTTCATCATCATCATGGTCTCTTATTCCCGCATCATCATTGCCATCCAGAGAATTCGCTCAGCTGAGGGGAGGTGCAAAGCCTTCTCCACTTGTGCCTCCCACCTGACTGCTGTGACCTTATTCTACGGGTCTGGAACGTTTAGTTACATGCAGCCAAGCTCTCAGTATTCCCTGGAACAGGAGAAGGTCTCtgctgtgttttataattttgtcatcCCCTTGCTAAACCCACTGATTTATAGCCTAAGGAATAAGGATGTGAAAGATGCAGCAAAAAGGTCAATATGTGGAAAAGAGCTCCAACTTC